A region from the Malus domestica chromosome 07, GDT2T_hap1 genome encodes:
- the LOC139197837 gene encoding two-component response regulator ARR2-like: MSADDNESVILKSLEGGVAYYIVKPVSKDDIKNVWQYAVAAKKGKSVVIGEIECAPKEAPGEVDDGSNSEISSDTNEEQHKKKAEAKTKKAKKRGREDDNEERMVAPKKPKVVWINSLHYQFLLAIRHIGFDRAVPKNILEFMNVPGLTRANVASHLQKYRIFLKRVAEKARLSKCLSERVFRSSFAVGHPGPVFNSTEAGDQYSQYLKLQQQTGASPINASAFQPSSAGIDENTINLLGLIQCPNYQRSSRSSNTMRSMTQLISSGQSRLLNHITQANLLRHQPWLGNVNHQLLSQVSRRRGDFGMQQLMNNLGSSGGMSSNAANITGLTTNNILASNLIQMFPQARQQGIFTNNNPFSYNFGTSGIQNNFINQQLIGNFSGTHPNCRSEILGKLNNLNGTGGLSSNGFNFNNDTINALTNGVRNVSLSGTTAPMATLGGSLSSSSSAGFETSTTTSSANQFSKVFNKNKEDQQQNVSVLPPPAENNDNNSTTAPILVNKNSMSPEQELDKTLDDLMISNLFMDQQNNYQPSSSQQQGGDQDQLPPDFSSFLYPDEVPDATPNQMNPTAADQGLDTAVNKVSDPSADQVPNSNSSGTYSVKENAPNEQSWSQVPNPNSSGPYHVQENTPNEQSWSQRQGGDQQVLNPEFRGNVFDPEDYNMLFETPLPFPDCDHDFLNALLGDGL, translated from the exons ATGTCCGCAGATGACAACGAGAGTGTGATACTAAAGAGTTTAGAGGGTGGAGTTGCTTACTATATAGTAAAGCCTGTGAGCAAAGATGACATTAAAAATGTGTGGCAGTATGCTGTGGCAGCTAAGAAAGGTAAATCTGTTGTCATAGGGGAAATAGAATGTGCTCCAAAAGAAGCACCTGGTGAGGTCGACGATGGAAGTAACTCTGAGATATCTTCGGATACTAATGAggaacaacataaaaaaaaggcCGAGGCAAAGACGAAGAAGGCAAAAAAGAGAGGTAGGGAAGACGATAATGAAGAACGCATGGTTGCACCAAAGAAGCCAAAAGTGGTTTGGATAAACTCACTTCACTATCAGTTTCTGTTGGCCATTAGACACATCGGCTTTGACA GGGCAGTGCCAAAGAATATTCTCGAGTTCATGAATGTGCCAGGCTTAACCAGGGCAAATGTAGCCAGTCATTTGCag AAGTATCGCATCTTTCTGAAACGAGTTGCAGAGAAAGCTAGACTTTCCAAGTGCTTGTCTGAGAGGGTGTTCAGGTCAAGCTTTGCAGTTGGCCATCCAGGACCGGTCTTCAACAGTACGGAAGCAGGAGACCAATACTCGCAGTACCTGAAATTACAACAGCAAACGGGAGCATCTCCAATCAATGCCTCTGCATTTCAACCATCCTCAGCTGGGATTGATGAAAATACCATTAATCTCCTTGGCTTGATCCAATGCCCTAATTATCAGCGATCTTCAAGAAGCAGCAACACCATGAGATCCATGACTCAACTTATCAGTTCGGGGCAGTCTCGTCTGCTGAACCATATTACTCAAGCTAATCTTCTCCGCCACCAACCATGGCTTGGAAATGTGAATCATCAGCTGCTTTCTCAAGTAAGTCGCCGCCGAGGGGATTTTGGAATGCAACAACTGATGAACAATCTTGGATCAAGTGGAGGCATGTCTTCTAATGCTGCCAATATTACTGGACTTACCACCAATAATATTCTTGCGAGTAATTTGATCCAAATGTTCCCACAAGCAAGGCAGCAGGGAATTTTCACCAATAACAACCCATTCAGCTACAACTTTGGCACATCTGGAATTCAGAACAATTTTATTAATCAGCAGCTGATTGGTAACTTTTCTGGAACCCACCCTAATTGCAGATCTGAGATATTGGGAAAACTCAATAATCTCAATGGGACTGGTGGACTTTCATCAAATGGGTTTAACTTCAACAATGACACTATCAATGCCTTGACCAATGGGGTTCGAAACGTGAGTCTGAGTGGTACTACTGCACCAATGGCTACCTTAGGAGGTTCTTTGTCATCGTCGTCTTCTGCTGGGTTTGAGACTAGCACTACTACTTCTAGTGCAAATCAGTTTTCAAAAGTTTTCAATAAGAACAAAGAAGATCAGCAGCAAAATGTTTCTGTGTTGCCACCCCCAGCTGAGAATAACGATAATAATAGTACTACTGCTCCTATATTGGTCAACAAGAATAGTATGTCTCCTGAACAAGAACTGGACAAAACtcttgatgatttgatgattagTAATCTTTTCATGGACCAGCAGAACAACTATCAGCCTTCTTCTTCTCAG CAACAAGGTGGAGATCAAGATCAACTTCCTCCCGACTTCTCTAGTTTCTTGTATCCAGATGAAGTGCCAGACGCTACTCCGAATCAAATGAACCCTACTGCTGCAGACCAAGGTCTGGACACTGCTGTAAACAAAGTTTCCGACCCTTCTGCAGACCAGGTTCCAAACTCTAACTCTTCTGGCACGTACAGTGTCAAAGAAAATGCACCTAATGAACAATCTTGGAGCCAG GTTCCAAACCCTAACTCTTCTGGCCCATACCATGTTCAAGAAAACACACCTAATGAACAATCTTGGAGCCAG CGGCAGGGAGGTGATCAACAAGTCCTCAACCCCGAATTCAGAGGCAACGTCTTTGACCCAGAGGACTATAACATGTTATTTGAGACACCACTCCCTTTTCCG GATTGTGACCATGATTTCCTGAATGCCCTACTGGGTGATGGTCTGTAA